The DNA sequence TGAGCTACTGGTTCTTCTTCCTGAGCAGTGTGCTGATGCTGGCCTCCTTGTTCGTGGAGGGCGGTCCGGCCAGCTCGGGATGGACGGTGTACCCCCCGCTGAGCGCCCTGCCGCAGGCGATCCCCGGATCGGGCGCGGGCATGACGCTGTGGCTGGTGAGCATGGCCATCTTCATCGCCAGCTCGCTGTTGGGCAGCCTCAACTACGTGGTGACCGTGCTGAACCTGCGCACCAAGGGCATGAAGATGACCCGTCTGCCGCTGACCATCTGGGCCTTCTTCGTGACCGCGGTGGTGGGCATCCTGAGCTTCCCGGTGCTGCTGAGCGCGGCGCTGCTGCTGCTGATGGACCGCAGCCTGGGCACCAGCTTCTACCTCAGCGAGATCCACGTGGCCGGTGAGGCGCTGGACCACGTGGGCGGAAGCCCGATCCTGTTCCAGCACCTGTTCTGGTTCCTGGGTCACCCGGAGGTGTACATCGTGCTGCTGCCGGCGTTGGGCATCACCTCGGAGGTGATCGCCACCAATGCGCGCAAGCCCATCTTCGGCTACCGCGCGATGATCGGGTCCATCCTGGCGATCGGCTTCCTGAGCTTCATCGTGTGGGGCCACCACATGTTCATCACGGGCATGAACCCCTTCCTGGGCTCGGTGTTCGTGTTCACCACCCTGCTGATCGCCATCCCCAGCGCGGTGAAGGTGTTCAACTACCTCACCACCCTGTGGCGCGGCAACCTGGTGATGAGCCCGGCCATGCTGTTCAGCATCGGCCTGGTGGCCACCTTCATCGCGGGCGGCCTCACGGGCATCATCCTGGCCGACAGCGCGCTGGACATCAACGTGCACGACACCTACTTCGTGGTGGCGCACTTCCACATCGTGATGGGCATGAGCGCCATCTTCGGCATGTTCGCCGGCGTCTACCACTGGTTCCCCAAGATGTACGGGAGGATGATGAACACCAAGCTGGGCTACGCGCACTTCTGGCTCACCTTCGTGGCTGCCTTCGGGGTGTTCTTCCCCATGCACTTCATCGGCCTGGCCGGGGCCCCGCGCCGCTACTACAGCTACACGGAGTTCCCGA is a window from the Flavobacteriales bacterium genome containing:
- a CDS encoding cbb3-type cytochrome c oxidase subunit I, yielding MGSVATAPHAHAGHAHHAHHHHEESFVSKYVFSQDHKMISKQFLITAIIMAVVAVIMSVIFRLQLAWPGESFAFTSFFLGEKWAPNGVLDPNMYLGLVTIHGTIMVFFVLTGGLSGTFSNLLIPLQVGARDMASGFLNMLSYWFFFLSSVLMLASLFVEGGPASSGWTVYPPLSALPQAIPGSGAGMTLWLVSMAIFIASSLLGSLNYVVTVLNLRTKGMKMTRLPLTIWAFFVTAVVGILSFPVLLSAALLLLMDRSLGTSFYLSEIHVAGEALDHVGGSPILFQHLFWFLGHPEVYIVLLPALGITSEVIATNARKPIFGYRAMIGSILAIGFLSFIVWGHHMFITGMNPFLGSVFVFTTLLIAIPSAVKVFNYLTTLWRGNLVMSPAMLFSIGLVATFIAGGLTGIILADSALDINVHDTYFVVAHFHIVMGMSAIFGMFAGVYHWFPKMYGRMMNTKLGYAHFWLTFVAAFGVFFPMHFIGLAGAPRRYYSYTEFPMFNGVVDLNVLVTIFAILGALAQILFLYNFFYSVFRGPKAVQNPWKGNSLEWTTPVEHIHGNWPGAIPTVHRWPYDYSKPGKAEDFVPQTVPLEHGEEEEHG